One window of the Rhizobiaceae bacterium genome contains the following:
- a CDS encoding caspase family protein, with protein sequence MLKNVWRRGLLAATAMGVVALGMTAGAAEARTNRALLVAVTAYPNLPKKNWLVGPNHDAELVREYLTTNSQMPFDAKNVTVLADGVEGAKESPTHAAILASLKALADEAQPGDFVYMHFSGHGSQQPELVPGKETDGLDEIFLPADTDLWKDRDKGVPNALMDDEFGDALDAIRAKGAFVWFVIDACHSGTATRDITAEGPETKDRELKPRDLEIPSEVIEAAVNAASATRGVGEQTRESAIRLTDAAEPQGATPLKGGLVAFFAAQTTETTPERPMPRGQEGANSYGVFTYTLFQRLAENPNMTYRQLAQAILQQYAADSQTKPTPLFEGDLDARVFGTEKIDTVMQWPVKMKGGQVELGAGLLHRLAPGTKLAILPSPTSEMKEALGYLEVSTAKNLTSEAKPVAFDGKPALEMSAIPPQAYARLSELAVSFQLKVARPPANEALSGEVALVNAALDELAANPEKRFNIQLVDAGADADLRLAVLRENEVEEATADATANPALWFLPPSGKIAANDGSKPPLVAIDLANPKKLSDATAVNLQKIFRATSLARLSVASDYKPDQVSVNFLIKRENKDGMEPMDGSAVPYVNPGDQIHILAENKSAKRVDINVLYIGSDYSITHITAQRLESGSKLEEGLLAFTDESFGLERMVAVLTEAPAGSETEDLSFLEQGKVPSATRAAGQPSAFSSMLGQIAEVPSTRGAAAFKVNDGGGPKGGVMIFGVETQPRAE encoded by the coding sequence ATGCTGAAGAATGTCTGGCGTCGCGGCCTGCTCGCCGCAACTGCGATGGGCGTCGTGGCGCTCGGCATGACCGCCGGCGCGGCCGAGGCCAGGACCAACCGCGCGCTGCTGGTGGCCGTAACCGCCTATCCGAACCTGCCGAAGAAGAACTGGCTCGTCGGTCCCAATCACGACGCCGAACTGGTGCGCGAATACCTGACCACCAACAGCCAGATGCCGTTCGACGCGAAGAACGTCACGGTGCTGGCGGACGGCGTCGAGGGCGCGAAGGAGAGCCCGACGCATGCCGCCATCCTTGCCAGCCTGAAGGCCCTCGCCGATGAGGCGCAGCCCGGCGATTTCGTGTACATGCATTTCTCCGGCCACGGCTCGCAGCAGCCGGAACTCGTACCCGGCAAGGAGACCGACGGCCTCGACGAGATCTTCCTGCCGGCCGACACCGATCTCTGGAAGGATCGCGACAAGGGCGTGCCGAACGCGCTGATGGACGACGAGTTCGGCGATGCGCTCGATGCGATCCGCGCCAAGGGGGCTTTCGTCTGGTTCGTCATCGACGCCTGCCATTCCGGCACCGCGACGCGCGACATCACCGCCGAAGGTCCCGAAACGAAGGATCGCGAGTTGAAACCAAGGGACTTGGAGATCCCTTCGGAGGTGATCGAGGCGGCCGTCAATGCTGCCTCCGCCACGCGCGGTGTCGGCGAGCAGACGCGCGAGAGCGCGATCAGGCTGACGGACGCGGCCGAGCCGCAGGGAGCAACACCGCTGAAGGGCGGGCTTGTCGCTTTCTTCGCCGCGCAGACCACCGAGACGACACCGGAGCGGCCCATGCCGCGCGGGCAGGAGGGCGCCAACTCCTATGGCGTCTTCACCTACACGCTGTTCCAGCGGCTGGCCGAAAACCCGAACATGACCTACCGCCAGCTCGCCCAGGCGATCCTCCAGCAATATGCCGCCGACAGCCAGACCAAGCCGACGCCGCTGTTCGAGGGCGACCTCGACGCGCGTGTCTTCGGCACCGAGAAGATCGACACGGTCATGCAATGGCCCGTCAAGATGAAGGGCGGCCAGGTCGAACTTGGCGCCGGCCTGCTGCATCGTCTCGCGCCGGGCACGAAGCTGGCCATCCTGCCGTCGCCGACCTCGGAGATGAAGGAGGCGCTGGGTTATCTCGAGGTCAGCACTGCGAAGAACCTGACCAGCGAGGCGAAGCCTGTCGCCTTCGACGGCAAGCCGGCGCTCGAAATGTCGGCGATCCCGCCGCAGGCCTATGCGCGGCTTTCCGAACTCGCCGTCAGCTTCCAGCTCAAGGTCGCGCGGCCGCCGGCCAACGAGGCGCTTTCCGGGGAAGTGGCGCTGGTCAATGCCGCCCTCGACGAACTGGCCGCCAATCCGGAGAAGCGCTTCAATATCCAGCTCGTGGATGCGGGCGCGGATGCCGACCTGCGCCTCGCCGTGCTCCGCGAGAACGAGGTGGAGGAAGCGACCGCCGACGCCACCGCCAATCCGGCGCTCTGGTTCCTGCCGCCCTCCGGCAAGATAGCCGCCAATGACGGCAGTAAGCCCCCTCTGGTGGCGATCGATCTGGCCAATCCGAAGAAGCTTTCGGATGCGACGGCGGTGAACCTGCAGAAGATTTTCCGCGCCACGAGCCTTGCCCGGCTCTCGGTCGCGTCCGACTACAAGCCGGATCAGGTCAGCGTGAACTTCCTGATCAAGCGCGAGAACAAGGACGGCATGGAGCCCATGGACGGGTCCGCCGTGCCCTACGTCAATCCGGGCGACCAGATACACATCCTCGCCGAGAACAAGTCGGCGAAGCGTGTCGACATCAACGTGCTCTATATCGGCAGCGACTATTCGATCACGCACATCACCGCGCAGAGGCTGGAATCCGGCAGCAAGCTGGAGGAGGGCCTGCTCGCCTTCACCGACGAAAGCTTCGGGCTGGAGCGCATGGTGGCGGTGCTGACGGAAGCGCCGGCCGGCAGCGAGACGGAAGACCTGAGCTTCCTCGAACAGGGCAAGGTTCCGTCGGCGACGCGCGCGGCGGGCCAGCCTTCCGCTTTCTCGTCCATGCTCGGCCAGATCGCCGAGGTGCCTTCGACGCGCGGCGCGGCCGCCTTCAAGGTCAATGACGGCGGCGGACCCAAGGGCGGAGTCATGATCTTCGGCGTGGAGACGCAGCCGCGCGCCGAATAG
- a CDS encoding caspase family protein, translating into MAALVGGLLFASLARAADQADFRLDLDTGGHRAFVRDLDFTSDGRLLVSASDDKAIRVWDVATGTTLRTLRGYMGDGNDGKVFAVAVSPDDRIVAAGGYFGAGINKPPYGDVRLFDIGTGKIAAVLTGAEQSVFDLAYAPDGNEIAAGSGDGFVYIWAKDGEAWAPKTRLDADARRVNNVVYALGGERIVATTMDNGVRLWNRADGNEIDLPDAEPLRDTGVMALTVSADGARFATGDSEGNLLVFAAEDGRLVATLPKQPFRIGSLTFAGERLIASCGYQCTDKYRTVVFGADGGPEREYRGHDNTVYASTTSPDGATVVTAGGLRHAIQLWDPATGETKRVMQGAGAPVMSVGIDVKAGIVGWGLENPCPDRIACPDVMGRLERSMLLPKDGVFFEHPQASPGDTAGFRRARHEQAGRALRAVLGGSEELENGRLEILDNGAVSNAVDNDETNGFLHAAFTLLDKGARLITGGSDGTLIEYDTATAKYLGEFKNGHTGEVNALAVSEELGLMVTGSADQTLKLWNLKTRELIVSMFFAGDEWIVWLPQGYYYSSDDGDKFIGWHVNDTRRTEGRFVYSDQLKRFLFSPEIVRRAIILKSAAQAIRELRPGADNELQRILQQRPPEFDIRVAEDQTGVPDGFVAIEITGEDAAAAAAEYSVLSNSIKVGDFASRDIGGEPGRRIVQVPLVEGTNVVKITGSDEAGYLIERSIVALGKKVEKAARKGKLYVAVIGVEAYPNLPTACNGRSCDLRFSVDDASELLRAVADKMSPMATGMEALVLVNRDSLAKNPDQAEAVGRLAAADRIMEPDSDTIEDELADFLDKPTADDRTIVFVAGHGINVDEDYYFVPTDARQENGNWRRSSLVEWSDIQRSLERAKGLRVLMLDTCHAANAFNPGLEKESADSELVVYSATAANSTAAEVADLKHGVFTYAVIQGLRGKANLFGDGVYLLGLGEYVSHEVTRLTNQKQTPFFRLNNIANALIALP; encoded by the coding sequence GTGGCCGCCTTGGTCGGCGGGCTTCTGTTCGCCAGTCTCGCGCGCGCCGCCGATCAGGCGGATTTCAGGCTCGACCTCGACACCGGCGGCCATCGCGCCTTCGTCCGCGATCTCGACTTCACCTCCGACGGCCGGCTGCTCGTCTCCGCATCCGACGACAAGGCGATCCGCGTCTGGGACGTCGCTACCGGCACGACGCTTCGTACCTTGCGCGGCTATATGGGCGACGGCAATGACGGCAAGGTTTTCGCCGTCGCCGTTTCGCCCGACGACAGGATCGTGGCCGCGGGCGGTTATTTCGGCGCGGGCATAAACAAGCCGCCCTACGGCGACGTGCGCCTTTTCGACATCGGCACCGGCAAGATTGCGGCCGTGCTCACCGGGGCGGAGCAATCGGTGTTCGACCTCGCCTATGCGCCGGACGGCAATGAGATCGCGGCAGGCAGCGGCGACGGTTTCGTCTACATATGGGCGAAGGACGGTGAGGCGTGGGCGCCGAAAACGCGCCTCGACGCCGATGCCCGGCGGGTCAACAATGTCGTCTATGCGCTGGGCGGCGAGCGTATCGTCGCCACGACGATGGACAATGGCGTGCGCCTCTGGAACCGCGCCGATGGCAACGAGATCGACCTGCCGGACGCCGAGCCCCTGCGTGACACGGGCGTCATGGCGCTGACCGTCTCGGCGGACGGCGCGCGCTTCGCGACGGGGGACAGCGAGGGCAATTTGCTCGTCTTTGCGGCGGAAGACGGCCGCCTTGTCGCTACCCTGCCGAAGCAGCCCTTCCGCATCGGGTCGCTCACCTTCGCCGGAGAAAGGCTGATCGCCTCCTGCGGCTACCAGTGTACCGACAAATACCGAACCGTCGTCTTCGGCGCCGACGGCGGGCCGGAACGCGAATATCGCGGCCACGACAACACGGTCTATGCCAGCACGACCTCGCCGGACGGCGCGACCGTCGTCACTGCCGGCGGCCTGCGCCACGCGATCCAGCTTTGGGACCCCGCCACCGGCGAGACGAAGCGCGTCATGCAGGGCGCCGGCGCGCCGGTCATGTCGGTCGGCATCGACGTGAAGGCGGGCATCGTCGGGTGGGGTCTCGAAAACCCCTGTCCGGACCGCATCGCCTGTCCGGACGTCATGGGCAGGCTGGAGCGCTCGATGCTCTTGCCGAAGGACGGCGTGTTCTTCGAGCATCCGCAGGCGAGCCCGGGCGATACCGCCGGCTTCCGCCGCGCACGTCACGAACAGGCCGGTCGCGCCTTGCGCGCCGTGCTCGGCGGCAGCGAGGAGCTTGAGAACGGTCGGCTGGAGATCCTCGACAATGGCGCCGTTTCCAACGCCGTCGACAATGACGAGACGAACGGCTTCCTGCACGCCGCCTTCACCCTGCTGGACAAGGGCGCGCGCCTTATCACCGGCGGCAGCGACGGCACGCTGATCGAATACGACACGGCGACCGCGAAATATCTCGGCGAGTTCAAGAACGGCCACACCGGCGAGGTGAACGCGCTCGCCGTGTCGGAAGAACTCGGCCTGATGGTGACGGGCAGCGCCGACCAGACCCTGAAACTGTGGAACCTGAAGACGCGCGAACTGATCGTCAGCATGTTTTTTGCCGGCGACGAATGGATCGTCTGGCTACCGCAGGGCTACTATTATTCGTCCGACGACGGCGACAAGTTCATCGGCTGGCATGTCAACGACACGCGTCGCACGGAAGGCCGCTTTGTCTACAGCGACCAGTTGAAGCGCTTCCTCTTCTCGCCGGAAATCGTCCGCCGCGCCATCATCCTGAAAAGCGCCGCGCAGGCGATCAGGGAATTGCGGCCCGGCGCCGACAATGAATTGCAGCGCATCCTCCAGCAGCGCCCGCCGGAATTCGACATACGCGTCGCCGAGGATCAGACCGGCGTGCCGGACGGCTTCGTCGCCATCGAGATCACCGGCGAGGATGCTGCCGCCGCTGCGGCGGAATATTCCGTGCTGTCGAACAGCATCAAGGTCGGCGATTTCGCCTCGCGCGACATAGGCGGCGAGCCGGGCAGGCGGATCGTTCAGGTGCCCTTGGTCGAAGGCACGAACGTCGTCAAGATCACCGGCAGCGACGAGGCGGGCTATCTCATCGAACGCAGCATCGTCGCGCTCGGCAAGAAGGTCGAGAAGGCGGCGCGGAAGGGCAAGCTCTATGTCGCCGTGATCGGCGTCGAGGCCTATCCGAACCTGCCCACGGCCTGCAACGGCCGCTCCTGCGACCTGCGCTTTTCGGTGGACGACGCGTCGGAGCTGCTGCGCGCCGTCGCCGACAAGATGTCGCCGATGGCGACCGGGATGGAGGCGCTGGTATTGGTCAACCGCGACTCGCTGGCCAAGAATCCGGATCAGGCGGAGGCGGTCGGCAGACTGGCTGCGGCCGACCGCATCATGGAGCCGGATTCCGACACGATAGAGGACGAGCTTGCCGATTTCCTCGACAAGCCGACGGCGGACGACCGCACCATCGTCTTCGTCGCCGGCCATGGCATCAACGTCGATGAGGATTATTACTTCGTGCCGACCGACGCGCGGCAGGAGAACGGCAACTGGCGCCGCTCATCGCTGGTCGAATGGTCGGACATCCAGCGCTCGCTGGAACGCGCCAAGGGCCTGCGTGTGCTGATGCTGGACACCTGTCACGCCGCCAACGCCTTCAATCCGGGTCTGGAAAAGGAGTCGGCCGATTCCGAGCTGGTCGTCTATTCGGCCACCGCCGCCAACAGCACCGCCGCCGAAGTCGCCGACCTGAAGCACGGCGTCTTCACCTATGCGGTGATCCAGGGCCTGCGCGGCAAGGCAAACCTGTTCGGCGACGGCGTCTATCTGCTCGGCCTCGGCGAGTATGTCTCGCATGAGGTCACGCGTCTCACGAACCAGAAGCAGACGCCGTTCTTCCGCCTCAACAACATCGCCAACGCGCTCATCGCGCTGCCGTGA
- a CDS encoding LysE family translocator produces the protein MPDVLPFSLATALSFALASLLIELTPGPNMTYLALVAASRGRRVGFMTVLGVAAGLAVVGLIAAIGVAEIVQASALLYEALRWAGVLFMLYLAWEGWTGGGDVSSRTTGEDGRYFRRGLITNLLNPKAAVFYVAILPTFIEPDRALLPQTVFLSGIYVAVATLVHAMIVVLAGTLAPVLNDPRRERPVRRVLSALLALVAIWFAISTAR, from the coding sequence TTGCCGGACGTCCTGCCGTTTTCGCTCGCAACCGCGCTGTCATTCGCGCTGGCGTCCCTGCTGATCGAGCTGACGCCGGGTCCCAACATGACCTATCTGGCGCTGGTGGCGGCCAGCCGCGGCCGTCGCGTCGGCTTCATGACCGTGCTCGGCGTGGCGGCCGGTCTTGCCGTCGTCGGGCTGATCGCGGCGATCGGCGTTGCCGAGATCGTGCAGGCCTCCGCCCTGCTTTACGAGGCGCTGCGGTGGGCGGGCGTGCTTTTCATGCTCTATCTCGCCTGGGAGGGCTGGACCGGCGGCGGCGACGTCTCGTCCAGGACGACCGGCGAGGATGGCCGGTACTTTCGCAGGGGCCTTATCACCAACCTGCTCAATCCCAAGGCGGCGGTGTTCTACGTCGCGATCCTGCCGACCTTCATCGAGCCCGATCGGGCGCTCTTGCCCCAGACCGTCTTTCTGTCGGGAATCTATGTCGCGGTGGCGACGCTGGTGCACGCGATGATCGTGGTTCTCGCGGGCACGCTGGCGCCTGTTCTGAACGATCCCCGGCGCGAACGCCCTGTGCGGCGTGTCCTGTCGGCCTTGCTGGCGCTCGTCGCGATCTGGTTTGCGATATCCACCGCGCGCTGA